In a single window of the Thermus amyloliquefaciens genome:
- a CDS encoding formate--tetrahydrofolate ligase codes for MIVKEALLPIEEVAAKLGLGRDRLYPYGPHMAKVLGEPPKAKGKLILVTAITPTPAGEGKTTTAIGLVDALWRLGKKAALALREPSLGPVFGVKGGATGGGKARVEPRHEINLHFTGDFHAVTSAVNLLNALLDNHLHQGNALGIDPRRIELKRAIDMNDRALRHIVLGLGGKAHGVPREGGFELTVASEVMALMSLARDFKDLKRRLGRIRVGFTHEGKPVYAEDLGAVGAMAALLKQAFLPNLVQTAEGNPAFVHMGPFGNIAHGTNSLRASLFALGLADYVVQEAGFATDLGMEKFMNVVARTGGLVPEAVVLVATARALRYHGGQDAYEMPDLEALKRGLANLEKHVENVELFGFKPVIALNRFPTDAPEEIALLRAFAEERGLPFAVSEVYARGGEGGLELAEQVLRALELPHAYRPLYPLEAPLEEKVETIARKVYGAEGVEWSEEAKKALKAAKKEGCEALPVVMAKAATSLSDNPKLRGRPQGFRVRVTDLKCRFGAGFVVVYMGGIETLPGLPKVPQALSIDVDEEGNIRGMDY; via the coding sequence GTGATCGTCAAGGAAGCGCTTTTACCCATTGAGGAAGTGGCGGCGAAGCTGGGCCTAGGCAGGGACCGGCTCTACCCCTACGGCCCCCATATGGCCAAGGTCCTGGGGGAACCCCCCAAGGCCAAGGGCAAGCTGATCCTGGTCACGGCCATCACCCCCACCCCGGCGGGGGAGGGCAAGACCACCACGGCCATCGGGCTGGTGGACGCCCTCTGGCGGCTTGGGAAAAAGGCGGCCTTGGCCCTAAGGGAACCCTCCTTGGGCCCGGTCTTCGGGGTGAAGGGCGGGGCCACGGGGGGCGGAAAGGCCCGGGTGGAGCCCCGGCACGAGATCAACCTCCACTTCACCGGGGACTTCCATGCGGTGACCAGCGCGGTGAACCTCCTGAACGCCCTCTTGGACAACCACCTCCACCAGGGAAACGCCCTGGGGATTGATCCCAGGCGCATTGAGCTCAAGCGGGCGATTGACATGAACGACCGGGCCCTAAGGCACATCGTCCTGGGCCTGGGGGGGAAGGCCCACGGGGTGCCGCGGGAGGGAGGGTTTGAGCTCACCGTGGCCAGCGAGGTCATGGCCCTCATGAGCCTGGCCCGGGACTTCAAGGACCTGAAGCGGCGCCTGGGCAGGATCCGCGTGGGCTTCACCCACGAGGGCAAGCCCGTCTACGCCGAGGACCTGGGGGCGGTGGGGGCCATGGCCGCCCTCCTAAAGCAGGCCTTCCTCCCCAACCTGGTGCAGACGGCGGAGGGGAACCCCGCCTTTGTCCACATGGGGCCTTTTGGCAACATCGCCCACGGCACCAACTCCCTAAGGGCGAGCCTCTTCGCCCTGGGCCTGGCGGACTACGTGGTGCAGGAGGCGGGCTTCGCCACGGATTTGGGCATGGAGAAGTTCATGAACGTGGTGGCCCGCACAGGGGGCCTGGTTCCGGAAGCGGTGGTGCTGGTGGCCACGGCGCGGGCCCTCCGCTACCACGGGGGCCAGGACGCCTACGAGATGCCGGACCTCGAGGCCCTGAAGCGGGGCCTGGCCAACCTGGAAAAGCACGTGGAAAACGTGGAGCTCTTCGGCTTTAAGCCCGTGATCGCCCTAAACCGCTTCCCCACGGACGCCCCCGAGGAGATCGCCCTCCTGCGGGCCTTCGCCGAGGAGCGGGGCCTGCCCTTTGCCGTGAGCGAGGTCTACGCCAGGGGCGGGGAGGGGGGTTTGGAGCTGGCGGAGCAGGTCCTCCGCGCCCTGGAGCTCCCCCACGCCTACCGCCCCCTCTACCCCCTCGAGGCCCCCCTGGAGGAGAAGGTGGAAACCATCGCCCGAAAGGTCTACGGGGCGGAGGGGGTGGAGTGGAGCGAGGAGGCCAAAAAGGCCCTCAAGGCCGCCAAGAAGGAGGGGTGCGAGGCCCTCCCCGTGGTGATGGCCAAGGCGGCCACCTCCCTCTCCGACAACCCCAAGCTCCGGGGAAGGCCCCAGGGCTTCAGGGTGCGGGTCACGGACCTCAAGTGCCGCTTCGGGGCAGGCTTCGTGGTGGTCTACATGGGGGGGATTGAGACCCTCCCCGGCCTGCCCAAGGTGCCCCAGGCCCTCTCCATCGACGTGGACGAGGAGGGAAACATCCGCGGGATGGACTACTGA